From the Lathyrus oleraceus cultivar Zhongwan6 chromosome 4, CAAS_Psat_ZW6_1.0, whole genome shotgun sequence genome, one window contains:
- the LOC127076550 gene encoding uncharacterized protein LOC127076550 yields MNFARKKRVTDPFDEEAKARLVGGNFRQLSGISSGSEHSGDGEFTSSPSLSELVHDFLEEDNENEYDSTENDFDSERVDSVSECLDSVEDLLKLRGENADADSYLNMLRVHVSEASVKFAFLKEGSFSVFNRNVMSFLHEKGYNAAICKTRWESSGGLTAGSHEFIDVVRSGSSTLPTRYFVELDFAGQFEIARPTSRYTEIMSYVPGIFVGTSEELKRTVLSLCGAVKLCLRSRGLSIPPWRKNRYMQNKWFGPYRRTTNPVQGNPAPGVVSSFSGAKCRLVGFNDAVLETRRSVSFVRTR; encoded by the coding sequence ATGAATTTTGCTAGAAAGAAACGAGTCACCGATCCGTTCGACGAAGAAGCCAAAGCTCGACTTGTTGGCGGTAATTTCCGGCAACTGAGTGGCATTAGCAGCGGAAGCGAGCATTCCGGTGACGGAGAATTCACTTCTTCACCGTCTCTGTCTGAGCTTGTGCATGATTTCCTCGAGGAGGATAATGAAAACGAGTATGACTCAACGGAAAACGATTTCGACTCAGAGCGGGTTGACTCGGTTTCGGAATGCTTGGACTCGGTGGAGGATCTGCTAAAATTAAGAGGTGAAAATGCTGATGCTGACTCTTACCTGAACATGCTTCGCGTGCATGTTTCTGAAgcttcggttaagtttgcattTCTGAAGGAAGGAAGCTTTTCCGTTTTCAATCGAAATGTGATGTCGTTTTTGCATGAGAAGGGGTACAATGCTGCGATTTGTAAGACGCGGTGGGAATCCTCCGGCGGATTAACTGCCGGCAGCCACGAGTTTATCGACGTGGTGCGATCTGGATCGTCCACGTTGCCGACTAGGTACTTCGTTGAGCTCGATTTCGCCGGACAGTTTGAAATTGCGCGGCCGACGAGTCGTTACACAGAGATTATGAGTTACGTTCCTGGAATTTTCGTTGGAACATCGGAGGAGCTTAAACGCACCGTTTTGTCGCTGTGTGGTGCTGTAAAACTGTGTTTAAGGAGTAGAGGGTTATCGATACCTCCTTGGAGAAAGAACCGGTACATGCAAAATAAGTGGTTTGGACCGTATCGTAGAACTACGAACCCGGTTCAGGGGAATCCGGCTCCAGGTGTTGTTTCTTCTTTCAGTGGTGCTAAATGTAGGTTAGTTGGATTCAACGACGCCGTTTTGGAGACTAGACGCAGCGTTTCATTTGTCCGGACAAGATAA